In Erigeron canadensis isolate Cc75 chromosome 1, C_canadensis_v1, whole genome shotgun sequence, a single window of DNA contains:
- the LOC122585088 gene encoding probable aldo-keto reductase 2 → MTSSSLAVAVPKVKLGSQGLVVSAQGLGCACMSNTYGLPKPELDMIKLIHHAVDSGVTFLDTSDVYGPHTNEILIGKALKEGGLRDKVQIATKFGIRVIDGQRDVCGDPAYVRSAFEASLKRLDVDFIDLYYIHRIDTRVPIEVTMGEMKKLVEEGKVKYIGLSEASASTIRRAHAVHPITAVQQEWCLWSRDLEDEIVPTCRELGIGIVPYSPIGRGFLAAGPSLVENLIEGDFRKSLPRFQNVDHNKTIFERVNEMATRKGCTAAQVALAWVHHRGTDVVPIPGTTKFDNFNQNIGAFSVTLTSEEMAELESFASTDGVKGERHAYMQLTWINSETPPLSSWKGL, encoded by the exons atgacatcatcatcactaGCAGTAGCAGTGCCAAAAGTGAAATTAGGATCACAAGGTTTAGTTGTTTCGGCACAAGGTTTGGGTTGTGCGTGTATGTCCAATACCTACGGGCTTCCCAAACCCGAACTCGATATGATCAAACTCATCCACCACGCCGTTGATTCCGGTGTCACGTTTCTTGACACTTCTGACGTCTATGGCCCTCACACCAACGAAATCCTCATTGGCAAG GCTTTAAAAGAAGGTGGACTGAGAGATAAAGTTCAAATTGCTACCAAATTTGGAATCCGCGTGATCGATGGACAGCGGGATGTTTGTGGTGATCCGGCGTATGTTCGATCTGCTTTTGAAGCTAGTTTGAAGAGACTGGATGTTGACTTTATCGATCTCTACTACATTCATCGCATTGATACCCGTGTTCCAATCGAAGTCACG ATGGGAGAAATGAAGAAACTTGTAGAGGAAGGGAAAGTGAAGTATATAGGATTGTCAGAAGCTTCTGCTTCGACAATTAGAAGAGCCCATGCTGTTCACCCGATAACAGCAGTACAACAGGAGTGGTGTCTATGGTCAAGAGATTTAGAAGATGAAATTGTTCCCACTTGCAG AGAACTTGGCATTGGGATTGTTCCTTATAGTCCAATTGGCAGAGGATTTCTGGCTGCCGGTCCTTCATTGGTCGAGAACTTGATCGAGGGTGACTTCAGGAAG AGTTTGCCAAGGTTTCAAAACGTGGATCACAACAAGACCATATTTGAACGAGTGAATGAAATGGCTACAAGGAAAGGGTGTACCGCAGCTCAAGTAGCACTAGCCTGGGTGCATCACCGAGGAACTGATGTGGTTCCAATACCAGGTACCACaaagtttgacaacttcaaccAAAACATTGGAGCTTTCTCTGTAACGCTAACATCAGAAGAGATGGCGGAACTTGAATCCTTTGCTTCAACTGACGGAGTCAAGGGGGAAAGGCATGCATACATGCAACTGACATGGATAAATTCAGAGACTCCTCCATTGTCATCATGGAAAGGtttataa
- the LOC122599182 gene encoding inositol transporter 1-like isoform X2, translating to MMSLYGVISGALLYIRDDFEAVEKSSLLQETIVSMALVGAMIGAAAGGWINDAYGRKRATLLADVVFAVGSLVMAAAPDPYVLILGRLLVGLGVGVASVTAPMYIAEAAPSEIRGGLVSTNVLMITGGQFLSYLVNLAFTEVPGTWRWMLGVAAVPAIIQFFLMLLLPESPRWLYMKKSKSDAIVVLSKIYDPYRLDEELDQLANALEEENQRKIAISYLDVFRIKEIRLAFIAGAGLQAFQQFTGINTVMYYSPTIVQMAGFSSNQLALLLSLIVALMNAAGTIVGINLIDHFGRRKLALSSLFGVILSLILLSAAFFLESSGVANVGWMAVLGLALYIACFAPGMGPVPWTVNSEIYPESYRGICSGMSATVNWISNLIVAQSFLSVADAVGTDWTFLILAFIAVLAFGFVFMFVPETKGLTFEEVEAIWKEKAWGSSHGSESLLEKGEEA from the exons ATGATGTCATTATATG GAGTTATATCTGGGGCCCTTCTGTACATCCGTGATGATTTTGAGGCGGTCGAAAAAAGTAGTCTCTTACAG GAGACGATTGTTAGCATGGCTTTAGTCGGTGCAATGATAGGTGCTGCTGCTGGTGGGTGGATAAATGATGCATATGGGCGTAAACGAGCCACTCTTCTTGCAGATGTTGTTTTTGCTGTTGGTTCTTTGGTGATGGCTGCTGCACCAGACCCATATGTACTTATACTTGGGAGGCTCTTAGTTGGGTTGGGTGTTGGAGTTGCATCGGTTACTGCTCCAATGTATATTGCAGAAGCAGCTCCATCTGAAATACGGGGTGGTCTTGTAAGCACCAACGTGCTTATGATCACTGGTGGACAGTTTCTTTCTTACCTTGTTAATCTTGCTTTCACAGAG GTTCCCGGGACATGGCGGTGGATGCTTGGAGTAGCTGCAGTGCCAGCTATTATTCAGTTTTTCTTGATGCTATTGTTGCCTGAGTCTCCACGCTGGCTGTACATGAAG AAGAGCAAATCCGATGCCATTGTCGTGTTGTCAAAAATTTATGATCCATATCGGTTAGATGAGGAACTTGACCAGCTTGCTAATGCGTTAGAAGAAGAAAACCAACGCAAGATTGCCATCAGTTACCTGGATGTGTTCagaataaaagaaataagactTGCATTTATTGCTGGAGCTGGCCTCCAG GCATTTCAACAGTTTACGGGGATTAACACTGTCATGTATTACAGTCCAACCATAGTTCAGATGGCTGGTTTCAGTTCAAACCAATTAGCCCTTCTGCTATCCCTCATAGTTGCATTAATGAATGCAGCAGGCACAATCGTTGGAATCAATCTAATTGACCATTTCGGCCGCCGAAAGTTGGCCCTGAGCAGCTTATTCGGCGTAATTCTCTCTTTAATACTCCTCTCAGCGGCATTCTTCCTCGAATCATCAGGTGTTGCCAATGTGGGTTGGATGGCAGTTCTTGGTCTAGCCCTTTATATTGCATGTTTTGCTCCGGGTATGGGCCCGGTTCCTTGGACTGTGAACTCGGAAATATATCCCGAGTCTTATAGAGGAATTTGTAGCGGAATGTCCGCCACTGTAAACTGGATATCAAACTTAATAGTAGCTCAAAGTTTTCTTTCAGTTGCTGATGCTGTTGGAACTGATTGGACTTTCTTGATTTTGGCTTTTATTGCTGTTCTGGCTTTTGGGTTCGTGTTTATGTTTGTACCCGAGACCAAAGGGTTGACTTTTGAGGAAGTAGAGGCGATATGGAAGGAGAAAGCTTGGGGAAGTAGTCATGGTTCGGAATCACTTCTAGAAAAGGGAGAGGAAGCGTAA
- the LOC122599182 gene encoding inositol transporter 1-like isoform X1 produces the protein MTIESFPGSSGYIDAGVDKKITYFSNSYVLGLTVVAGIGGLLFGYDTGVISGALLYIRDDFEAVEKSSLLQETIVSMALVGAMIGAAAGGWINDAYGRKRATLLADVVFAVGSLVMAAAPDPYVLILGRLLVGLGVGVASVTAPMYIAEAAPSEIRGGLVSTNVLMITGGQFLSYLVNLAFTEVPGTWRWMLGVAAVPAIIQFFLMLLLPESPRWLYMKKSKSDAIVVLSKIYDPYRLDEELDQLANALEEENQRKIAISYLDVFRIKEIRLAFIAGAGLQAFQQFTGINTVMYYSPTIVQMAGFSSNQLALLLSLIVALMNAAGTIVGINLIDHFGRRKLALSSLFGVILSLILLSAAFFLESSGVANVGWMAVLGLALYIACFAPGMGPVPWTVNSEIYPESYRGICSGMSATVNWISNLIVAQSFLSVADAVGTDWTFLILAFIAVLAFGFVFMFVPETKGLTFEEVEAIWKEKAWGSSHGSESLLEKGEEA, from the exons ATGACGATAGAATCGTTTCCAGGGAGTTCAGGGTATATAGATGCCGGTGTtgataagaaaattacttatttTAGTAATTCATATGTTTTGGGTTTGACTGTTGTTGCTGGTATTGGTGGTCTTCTTTTTGGTTACGATACTG GAGTTATATCTGGGGCCCTTCTGTACATCCGTGATGATTTTGAGGCGGTCGAAAAAAGTAGTCTCTTACAG GAGACGATTGTTAGCATGGCTTTAGTCGGTGCAATGATAGGTGCTGCTGCTGGTGGGTGGATAAATGATGCATATGGGCGTAAACGAGCCACTCTTCTTGCAGATGTTGTTTTTGCTGTTGGTTCTTTGGTGATGGCTGCTGCACCAGACCCATATGTACTTATACTTGGGAGGCTCTTAGTTGGGTTGGGTGTTGGAGTTGCATCGGTTACTGCTCCAATGTATATTGCAGAAGCAGCTCCATCTGAAATACGGGGTGGTCTTGTAAGCACCAACGTGCTTATGATCACTGGTGGACAGTTTCTTTCTTACCTTGTTAATCTTGCTTTCACAGAG GTTCCCGGGACATGGCGGTGGATGCTTGGAGTAGCTGCAGTGCCAGCTATTATTCAGTTTTTCTTGATGCTATTGTTGCCTGAGTCTCCACGCTGGCTGTACATGAAG AAGAGCAAATCCGATGCCATTGTCGTGTTGTCAAAAATTTATGATCCATATCGGTTAGATGAGGAACTTGACCAGCTTGCTAATGCGTTAGAAGAAGAAAACCAACGCAAGATTGCCATCAGTTACCTGGATGTGTTCagaataaaagaaataagactTGCATTTATTGCTGGAGCTGGCCTCCAG GCATTTCAACAGTTTACGGGGATTAACACTGTCATGTATTACAGTCCAACCATAGTTCAGATGGCTGGTTTCAGTTCAAACCAATTAGCCCTTCTGCTATCCCTCATAGTTGCATTAATGAATGCAGCAGGCACAATCGTTGGAATCAATCTAATTGACCATTTCGGCCGCCGAAAGTTGGCCCTGAGCAGCTTATTCGGCGTAATTCTCTCTTTAATACTCCTCTCAGCGGCATTCTTCCTCGAATCATCAGGTGTTGCCAATGTGGGTTGGATGGCAGTTCTTGGTCTAGCCCTTTATATTGCATGTTTTGCTCCGGGTATGGGCCCGGTTCCTTGGACTGTGAACTCGGAAATATATCCCGAGTCTTATAGAGGAATTTGTAGCGGAATGTCCGCCACTGTAAACTGGATATCAAACTTAATAGTAGCTCAAAGTTTTCTTTCAGTTGCTGATGCTGTTGGAACTGATTGGACTTTCTTGATTTTGGCTTTTATTGCTGTTCTGGCTTTTGGGTTCGTGTTTATGTTTGTACCCGAGACCAAAGGGTTGACTTTTGAGGAAGTAGAGGCGATATGGAAGGAGAAAGCTTGGGGAAGTAGTCATGGTTCGGAATCACTTCTAGAAAAGGGAGAGGAAGCGTAA